Proteins from one Deltaproteobacteria bacterium genomic window:
- a CDS encoding 2Fe-2S iron-sulfur cluster-binding protein, with translation MNGTTPRTNHTTTELRVRRGGSGDPERHDVYRVPYEEGMSVLDALVWVRAHVDSSLAFHYGCVNANACKTCMALVDGQVAYLCTARLAPEGARVEPLPKRPLIRDLVTDTVPDDEKL, from the coding sequence ACACCGCGGACCAACCATACGACCACCGAGTTGCGCGTGCGGCGCGGCGGCAGCGGCGACCCTGAACGGCACGACGTGTACCGGGTGCCCTACGAAGAGGGCATGTCCGTCCTCGACGCGCTGGTGTGGGTGCGCGCCCACGTGGACTCGAGCCTGGCGTTCCACTACGGCTGCGTCAACGCCAACGCGTGCAAGACCTGCATGGCCCTGGTGGACGGACAGGTGGCCTACCTGTGCACCGCGCGCCTCGCACCCGAGGGAGCCCGGGTGGAACCGTTGCCCAAGCGGCCGTTGATCCGCGACCTCGTGACCGACACCGTGCCCGACGACGAGAAGCTGTAA